Proteins from one Triplophysa dalaica isolate WHDGS20190420 chromosome 6, ASM1584641v1, whole genome shotgun sequence genomic window:
- the znf326 gene encoding DBIRD complex subunit ZNF326 isoform X3 yields MFPSRAENSGKCHSQPLFGLFASSEAFESNGTARYGTFESLGLGTLSAEDAVTDYENSFRGYGDSYSDTWAADWDRPCLLGSQRSRSPFSDSSRESQYSTSNLSDSSSLYSPSHSRPAPIGTRGRDMHTYMQRNYCGRGAVVSEDRPKAVECPAQSPALRINRLLNYSNSSAPVFRGTKRKMMEPVPPCKLIKKKRIVRVVPCLSRSVGPDILKDICNSPDNQEIDEEGVCGKKVRAREKRRRRREKNHEKYGEKHRWAFTCAFCKFHTFEDKDIEKHFGSTYHKEILDYIRRQAKFDDNVISFLHDCMVHKFRKTVSTLHNLKSTCGHSKDEWAKIMEGVTEDDYMRRMEVVYCSACDIYIPVVFSSVQQHLCSHTHLKSKAAYKDQLKRDSVVTAKAIINNDNVKVRYEMYMKGEDPFAADSKDTGSDSQDQERSDATEDDEAEISDSYC; encoded by the exons ATGTTCCCATCAAGAGCTGAAAATTCTG GCAAATGTCACAGCCAACCATTATTTGGATTATTTGCATCCTCAGAGGCATTTGAGAGTAATGGCACTGCTAG ATATGGTACCTTTGAATCTCTTGGACTTGGGACCTTGAGCGCTGAAGATGCAGTTACAGattatgaaaattctttcaGAGGGTACGGTGACAGCTATTCAGACACCTGGGCAGCAGATTGGGACAGACCCTGCCTCTTGGGATCCCAGAGATCCAGGTCTCCGTTTTCAGACAGCAGCAGAGAAAGTCAGTACTCTACCTCCAATCTTTCAGATTCCTCCAGCCTGTACTCTCCCTCACATTCAAGGCCAGCGCCTATTGGCACACGGGGAAGagacatgcacacatacatgcaAAGAAACTATTGTGGAAGAGGTGCTGTTGTATCTGAGGACAGACCAAAAGCTGTAGAA TGCCCAGCTCAAAGTCCCGCTCTTCGCATAAACAGACTTCTCAACTACTCAAACTCCTCTGCTCCAGTGTTTCGAGGGACCAAAAGGAAGATGATGGAACCAGTACCTCCGTGCAAGTTGATTAAAAAGAAGAGGATTGTCAGAGTAGTTCCTTGCTTAAGCAGGAGTGTGG GACCAGACATTTTAAAG GACATTTGTAATTCTCCAGATAACCAGGAGATAGACGAGGAAGGtg TGTGTGGTAAGAAAGTTCGAGCCAGAGAAAAACGCAGAAGACGACGAGAGAAGAATCATGAAAAATATGGTGAAAAGCACAG GTGGGCTTTTACTTGTGCTTTCTGTAAATTCCACACGTTTGAAGACAAAGACATCGAGAAACACTTTGGAAGCACATATCACAAGGAAATTCTTGACTACATACGACGGCAAGCTAAATTTGATGACAATGTCATCAGTTTTTTGCAT GATTGCATGGTTCACAAATTTCGTAAAACGGTCTCTACTCTACATAACCTGAAGTCTACCTGTGGACACAGCAAAGATGAGTGGGCAAAAATCATGGAAG GGGTGACAGAGGATGATTACATGAGAAGAATGGAGGTGGTTTACTGCAGTGCATGTGACATTTACATTCCTGTGGTTTTCAGCTCTGTACAGCAGCATCTTTGTTCTCATACTCACCTCAAGAGCAAAGCG GCTTACAAAGATCAGCTGAAAAGAGACAGTGTGGTCACAGCCAAAGCCATTATCAATAATGATAATGTGAAAGTGCGCTATGAGATGTACATGAAG GGAGAAGACCCGTTTGCAGCTGATTCGAAAGACACAGGTTCTGATTCTCAGGATCAGGAGAGGTCAGACGCGACTGAGGATGATGAGGCAGAAATAAGTGACTCATATTGTTAG
- the znf326 gene encoding DBIRD complex subunit ZNF326 isoform X2 → MISAIPALVNAERLTDSRMFIWTYKEEMFPSRAENSGKCHSQPLFGLFASSEAFESNGTARYGTFESLGLGTLSAEDAVTDYENSFRGYGDSYSDTWAADWDRPCLLGSQRSRSPFSDSSRESQYSTSNLSDSSSLYSPSHSRPAPIGTRGRDMHTYMQRNYCGRGAVVSEDRPKAVECPAQSPALRINRLLNYSNSSAPVFRGTKRKMMEPVPPCKLIKKKRIVRVVPCLSRSVGPDILKDICNSPDNQEIDEEVCGKKVRAREKRRRRREKNHEKYGEKHRWAFTCAFCKFHTFEDKDIEKHFGSTYHKEILDYIRRQAKFDDNVISFLHDCMVHKFRKTVSTLHNLKSTCGHSKDEWAKIMEGVTEDDYMRRMEVVYCSACDIYIPVVFSSVQQHLCSHTHLKSKAAYKDQLKRDSVVTAKAIINNDNVKVRYEMYMKGEDPFAADSKDTGSDSQDQERSDATEDDEAEISDSYC, encoded by the exons ATGATTTCAGCGATACCAGCTTTAGTTAATGCGGAACGACTGACTGACTCTCGCATGTTTATATG GACTTATAAAGAAGAAATGTTCCCATCAAGAGCTGAAAATTCTG GCAAATGTCACAGCCAACCATTATTTGGATTATTTGCATCCTCAGAGGCATTTGAGAGTAATGGCACTGCTAG ATATGGTACCTTTGAATCTCTTGGACTTGGGACCTTGAGCGCTGAAGATGCAGTTACAGattatgaaaattctttcaGAGGGTACGGTGACAGCTATTCAGACACCTGGGCAGCAGATTGGGACAGACCCTGCCTCTTGGGATCCCAGAGATCCAGGTCTCCGTTTTCAGACAGCAGCAGAGAAAGTCAGTACTCTACCTCCAATCTTTCAGATTCCTCCAGCCTGTACTCTCCCTCACATTCAAGGCCAGCGCCTATTGGCACACGGGGAAGagacatgcacacatacatgcaAAGAAACTATTGTGGAAGAGGTGCTGTTGTATCTGAGGACAGACCAAAAGCTGTAGAA TGCCCAGCTCAAAGTCCCGCTCTTCGCATAAACAGACTTCTCAACTACTCAAACTCCTCTGCTCCAGTGTTTCGAGGGACCAAAAGGAAGATGATGGAACCAGTACCTCCGTGCAAGTTGATTAAAAAGAAGAGGATTGTCAGAGTAGTTCCTTGCTTAAGCAGGAGTGTGG GACCAGACATTTTAAAG GACATTTGTAATTCTCCAGATAACCAGGAGATAGACGAGGAAG TGTGTGGTAAGAAAGTTCGAGCCAGAGAAAAACGCAGAAGACGACGAGAGAAGAATCATGAAAAATATGGTGAAAAGCACAG GTGGGCTTTTACTTGTGCTTTCTGTAAATTCCACACGTTTGAAGACAAAGACATCGAGAAACACTTTGGAAGCACATATCACAAGGAAATTCTTGACTACATACGACGGCAAGCTAAATTTGATGACAATGTCATCAGTTTTTTGCAT GATTGCATGGTTCACAAATTTCGTAAAACGGTCTCTACTCTACATAACCTGAAGTCTACCTGTGGACACAGCAAAGATGAGTGGGCAAAAATCATGGAAG GGGTGACAGAGGATGATTACATGAGAAGAATGGAGGTGGTTTACTGCAGTGCATGTGACATTTACATTCCTGTGGTTTTCAGCTCTGTACAGCAGCATCTTTGTTCTCATACTCACCTCAAGAGCAAAGCG GCTTACAAAGATCAGCTGAAAAGAGACAGTGTGGTCACAGCCAAAGCCATTATCAATAATGATAATGTGAAAGTGCGCTATGAGATGTACATGAAG GGAGAAGACCCGTTTGCAGCTGATTCGAAAGACACAGGTTCTGATTCTCAGGATCAGGAGAGGTCAGACGCGACTGAGGATGATGAGGCAGAAATAAGTGACTCATATTGTTAG
- the znf326 gene encoding DBIRD complex subunit ZNF326 isoform X1, giving the protein MISAIPALVNAERLTDSRMFIWTYKEEMFPSRAENSGKCHSQPLFGLFASSEAFESNGTARYGTFESLGLGTLSAEDAVTDYENSFRGYGDSYSDTWAADWDRPCLLGSQRSRSPFSDSSRESQYSTSNLSDSSSLYSPSHSRPAPIGTRGRDMHTYMQRNYCGRGAVVSEDRPKAVECPAQSPALRINRLLNYSNSSAPVFRGTKRKMMEPVPPCKLIKKKRIVRVVPCLSRSVGPDILKDICNSPDNQEIDEEGVCGKKVRAREKRRRRREKNHEKYGEKHRWAFTCAFCKFHTFEDKDIEKHFGSTYHKEILDYIRRQAKFDDNVISFLHDCMVHKFRKTVSTLHNLKSTCGHSKDEWAKIMEGVTEDDYMRRMEVVYCSACDIYIPVVFSSVQQHLCSHTHLKSKAAYKDQLKRDSVVTAKAIINNDNVKVRYEMYMKGEDPFAADSKDTGSDSQDQERSDATEDDEAEISDSYC; this is encoded by the exons ATGATTTCAGCGATACCAGCTTTAGTTAATGCGGAACGACTGACTGACTCTCGCATGTTTATATG GACTTATAAAGAAGAAATGTTCCCATCAAGAGCTGAAAATTCTG GCAAATGTCACAGCCAACCATTATTTGGATTATTTGCATCCTCAGAGGCATTTGAGAGTAATGGCACTGCTAG ATATGGTACCTTTGAATCTCTTGGACTTGGGACCTTGAGCGCTGAAGATGCAGTTACAGattatgaaaattctttcaGAGGGTACGGTGACAGCTATTCAGACACCTGGGCAGCAGATTGGGACAGACCCTGCCTCTTGGGATCCCAGAGATCCAGGTCTCCGTTTTCAGACAGCAGCAGAGAAAGTCAGTACTCTACCTCCAATCTTTCAGATTCCTCCAGCCTGTACTCTCCCTCACATTCAAGGCCAGCGCCTATTGGCACACGGGGAAGagacatgcacacatacatgcaAAGAAACTATTGTGGAAGAGGTGCTGTTGTATCTGAGGACAGACCAAAAGCTGTAGAA TGCCCAGCTCAAAGTCCCGCTCTTCGCATAAACAGACTTCTCAACTACTCAAACTCCTCTGCTCCAGTGTTTCGAGGGACCAAAAGGAAGATGATGGAACCAGTACCTCCGTGCAAGTTGATTAAAAAGAAGAGGATTGTCAGAGTAGTTCCTTGCTTAAGCAGGAGTGTGG GACCAGACATTTTAAAG GACATTTGTAATTCTCCAGATAACCAGGAGATAGACGAGGAAGGtg TGTGTGGTAAGAAAGTTCGAGCCAGAGAAAAACGCAGAAGACGACGAGAGAAGAATCATGAAAAATATGGTGAAAAGCACAG GTGGGCTTTTACTTGTGCTTTCTGTAAATTCCACACGTTTGAAGACAAAGACATCGAGAAACACTTTGGAAGCACATATCACAAGGAAATTCTTGACTACATACGACGGCAAGCTAAATTTGATGACAATGTCATCAGTTTTTTGCAT GATTGCATGGTTCACAAATTTCGTAAAACGGTCTCTACTCTACATAACCTGAAGTCTACCTGTGGACACAGCAAAGATGAGTGGGCAAAAATCATGGAAG GGGTGACAGAGGATGATTACATGAGAAGAATGGAGGTGGTTTACTGCAGTGCATGTGACATTTACATTCCTGTGGTTTTCAGCTCTGTACAGCAGCATCTTTGTTCTCATACTCACCTCAAGAGCAAAGCG GCTTACAAAGATCAGCTGAAAAGAGACAGTGTGGTCACAGCCAAAGCCATTATCAATAATGATAATGTGAAAGTGCGCTATGAGATGTACATGAAG GGAGAAGACCCGTTTGCAGCTGATTCGAAAGACACAGGTTCTGATTCTCAGGATCAGGAGAGGTCAGACGCGACTGAGGATGATGAGGCAGAAATAAGTGACTCATATTGTTAG
- the lrrc8db gene encoding leucine rich repeat containing 8 VRAC subunit Db: MFTLTEVASLNDIQPTYRILKPWWDVFMDYLGVVMLMLAIFAGTMQLTKDQVVCLPVLESWEDPNSMSQEKPPEKALGSGTGGDHMTLAAAPLASKEQTDSVVQQKHLPQSSAVGHTKPTGLRTNLDFQQYVFVNQMCYHVALPWYSKYFPYLALIHTIVLMVSSNFWFKYPKTSSKIEHFVSILGKCFESPWTTKALSETACEDSEENKQRLTGASTLPKHFSTSSEEGSPNQSTPMLGKSGIKFSAEKPVIEVPSMTILDKKDGEQAKALFEKVRKFRTHVEDSDLIYKLYVAQTIIKTVKFILILCYTMTFVTSIHFDHDCEPDIKHLTGYTKFKCTHNMAHMLKKLLVSYIVLIFVYGLVCIYTLFWLFRRPLKEYSFEKVREESSFSDIPDVKNDFAFLLHMVDQYDQLYSKRFGVFLSEVSENKLRQISLNHEWTFEKLRQHVTRNAQDKLELHLFMLSGVPDAVFDLTDLDVLKLELIPEARITAKISQMVNLHELHFYHCPAKVEQTAFSFLRDHLRCLHVKFTDVAEIPTWVYMLKNLKELYLVGNLNSENNKMIGLESLRDLRHLKILHLKSNLTKIPTNITDLSPHLIKLVVHNDGTKLVVLNILKKMMNLAELELHNCELERIPHAIFSLTNLQELDLKSNNIRTIEEVISFQHLKRLNCLKLWHNKIIAIPLSINHVKNLEFLYLSHNKLETLPTTLFNLLKLRYLDVSHNSIVVIPPDVGFLQNLQHFAITGNKVDVAPKQLFKCTKLRNLSLGHNCISLLPEKIGQLSQLTHLELKGNCLDRLPAQLGQCRLLRRSGLIVEDHLFDSLPLEVKESISQETNATLANGV, encoded by the coding sequence ATGTTTACCCTCACAGAAGTTGCCTCCCTAAATGACATCCAGCCAACCTATCGAATACTGAAACCATGGTGGGACGTCTTCATGGATTACCTGGGTGTGGTCATGCTTATGCTGGCCATATTTGCCGGGACCATGCAGTTAACCAAAGATCAGGTAGTTTGCCTTCCTGTACTGGAATCGTGGGAGGACCCCAATTCCATGTCACAGGAAAAGCCACCAGAGAAAGCCTTAGGCTCAGGGACAGGAGGCGACCATATGACATTGGCAGCTGCCCCTTTGGCAAGCAAAGAACAAACCGACAGTGTTGTCCAGCAGAAACATCTCCCACAATCCTCTGCTGTCGGTCATACTAAGCCTACAGGTCTTCGAACAAACCTGGATTTTCAGCAGTACGTGTTTGTTAATCAGATGTGCTACCATGTTGCCCTCCCATGGTATTCAAAGTACTTTCCATATCTCGCCCTCATACACACTATTGTACTTATGGTAAGCAGTAACTTTTGGTTCAAGTATCCAAAGACTAGTTCCAAAATTGAGCATTTTGTGTCTATTTTGGGTAAGTGTTTTGAGTCCCCTTGGACTACCAAGGCATTGTCAGAGACAGCCTGTGAGGACTCTGAAGAGAATAAGCAAAGACTTACTGGAGCCTCTACATTACCAAAACATTTTTCCACCAGTAGTGAAGAGGGAAGTCCGAATCAGTCGACACCCATGCTCGGAAAATCTGGTATTAAGTTTTCTGCAGAGAAACCAGTCATTGAAGTTCCAAGCATGACTATACTCGATAAAAAAGATGGAGAGCAGGCTAAAGCCCTTTTCGAGAAAGTAAGGAAGTTTCGAACACATGTAGAGGACAGTGACTTGATATACAAACTGTATGTAGCTCAGACTATaataaaaactgtcaaatttattttgatCCTATGTTACACAATGACGTTTGTCACATCCATTCATTTTGACCATGACTGTGAGccagacattaaacatttaactgGCTACACCAAATTCAAATGTACCCATAACATGGCTCACATGTTGAAAAAGCTCCTTGTTAGTTACATTGTCCTCATTTTCGTTTATGGCTTGGTTTGCATTTATACACTGTTTTGGCTGTTTAGACGGCCTCTTAAGGAGTACTCCTTTGAGAAAGTTAGAGAGGAAAGCAGTTTTAGCGATATTCCAGATGTAAAGAATGACTTTGCTTTCCTCCTTCACATGGTGGACCAGTATGACCAGTTATACTCAAAGCGATTTGGTGTCTTTCTCTCAGAGGTAAGCGAGAACAAACTTCGGCAAATCAGTTTAAACCACGAGTGGACATTTGAGAAACTACGGCAACACGTGACTCGCAATGCACAGGATAAACTTGAGCtgcatcttttcatgctctcaGGTGTGCCTGATGCAGTCTTCGACCTCACCGATTTAGACGTCTTAAAACTAGAGCTAATTCCTGAGGCACGGATCACAGCAAAAATTTCCCAGATGGTCAACCTCCACGAGTTGCACTTTTACCACTGCCCCGCCAAAGTCGAACAGACTGCATTTAGTTTTCTCCGTGATCACCTACGGTGCCTTCATGTTAAGTTTACAGATGTAGCGGAGATTCCCACCTGGGTTTACATGCTAAAGAACTTGAAAGAACTATACTTGGTGGGAAACCTGAACTCTGAGAACAACAAAATGATAGGATTAGAGTCCCTCAGGGACCTGAGGCATCTCAAGATTCTACATCTGAAGAGCAACCTCACCAAGATTCCAACTAACATCACAGACTTATCACCCCATCTGATCAAACTTGTGGTACACAATGATGGTACTAAACTTGTGGTATTAAACATCTTGAAAAAGATGATGAACCTTGCTGAGCTTGAGCTGCATAATTGTGAACTGGAGAGGATACCACATGCGATATTCAGTTTGACCAACCTGCAGGAGTTGGACTTGAAATCCAACAACATTCGTACCATTGAGGAGGTTATCAGCTTTCAGCACCTCAAACGACTTAACTGCCTTAAACTATGGCACAATAAGATTATTGCCATTCCGTTGTCCATAAATCATGTCAAAAACCTTGAGTTTCTCTATCTTTCACATAACAAACTAGAGACCTTACCAACCACTCTGTTTAATCTCCTCAAGCTGAGATACCTGGATGTAAGTCATAACTCCATTGTAGTGATCCCTCCAGATGTGGGCTTTCTTCAGAACCTTCAGCATTTTGCTATCACCGGAAACAAGGTGGACGTGGCGCCCAAGCAGCTGTTCAAATGCACAAAGTTGCGTAATCTGTCCCTCGGGCACAACTGCATCTCTTTGCTGCCAGAGAAAATTGGGCAGTTGTCACAGCTAACTCATCTTGAGCTAAAAGGGAACTGCCTGGATCGTCTGCCTGCACAACTTGGCCAATGCCGGCTCTTGCGCCGAAGCGGCCTCATTGTGGAGGACCACCTTTTTGATTCACTTCCCCTAGAGGTCAAAGAGAGCATCAGCCAGGAAACCAATGCTACACTTGCAAACGGAGTGTGA